In the Paenibacillus sp. FSL R7-0337 genome, TGGGGCAGCGGGCAGAATGCGCTCTATGCCTACTTGTCCATGCCGTTCATTCTGTTGTTCGGACTAACGCCGTTGTCTGTAAGGGCGCTTAGCCTAATCATGGGACTACTGGGCATGCTGTTGTTCTATCTCATTATGAAAAGACTGTCGGCCTCGCCTGGGGCCGGGACCGCTGCTATGTTCTTTATCGCCATTAATCCGTGGCATATTATGATGTCCAGGTGGGCGCTGGAATCGAATCTGTTTCCTACGATGATTTTGATAGCCGTATACTTTCTGCTGCGCGCCTTTACGAATCCAAAATGGCTGTATGCCTTTACCGGCATGCTGGCCCTCTCGCTGTATGCTTATGGAACAGCGTACTTTTTCGTTCCGCTATTTGCACTCGGTACGGCAATTCTTCTATTATATAGCAAGGTCCTGCGGCCCCGTGCCTTGGCCTGGAATTCTGTATGGTTTGCGGCACTGGCGCTGCCTATATTACTATTTATTATCATTAACCGCTACGCCATGCAGGATATAGCTACTCCGCTATTCACGATTCCGAAGCTTACGACGCCGCGCGTGGAGGAGATTTCGTCCGTATTCAGCGGAAGGCTGTGGCAGGCGGCTACGGATAACCTTAGTGCCTTCAGCAAGCTGATGTGGAGCGGGAGCGACGGCTTGGCCTGGAACTCCATCTCTCCTTACGGATATGCGTACCCGCTGGCGTTGCCTTTTGCACTGCTCGGCCTGGTCGTTCTCCTGCATTCCTGGTGGACAAGCCGGCGGGAGAAGGAGGGCGCTGGTAGGGGAGTCCTGCTGCTCTGGCTCTTGGTGGCGGTACTTATGGCGCTGATTACAACTGTGAATATTAACCGGATTAATATTATTTTTTATCCGTTCATTATGCTGGTAAGCACCGGATTCGTCTGGCTGGCAGGCAGAGTCAAGGGCGTAGCCATCCTGGCCGCGGCCGGATTCGCCGTGATGTTTATTTTATTCTCCAATGCGTATTTCCGCGATTTCCCTGAGCAAATCGGTCCAGCCTTCTACGAATCCTTGGGGGAGGCTGTCGAGTATGCTTCGGAACATAGCACCGGTGAAGTCTATCTTACGAATCAGGTGAATATGCCTTATATTTATATACTGTTCTATGAGCAGATCAATCCGCATGATTTCCTGAAGTCCGTTCAGTATGCCAATCCAGGAGAAGCCTTTCAGCGGGTTTCTTCCTTTGGAAGATACAGGTTTGATGATTTGAACAGGGTGCCTGCGAATGCCGCATATATCTATGCGAATACTGCTGCGCCGCCTGCGGCAAGTGCCGGATCTACAGTGAAGCGCTTTGCCAACTACAGCGTACTGCTCACCAGTGAACAGAATGGCGGGTCTCAAGACACACCCAGGACTGCTGTAGGTGAATTTGTGAACGGAGGATTTGAGGAAGGGACAACAGGCTGGTCCTTTTCTGCGGGAACGGGAGTTGCTGGCAACAACCCCTTCGCCGGGAGTAAGCTGGCATATCTTGATCCCGGAGCGGAGACCATCGTTTCGCAGAGTTTTACCGCAACAGCCGGTGAGTACAGACTGACCGTTATGGCTAGTAGCGGCGGCAGCGGCGGGAAGATCGGCATTCGGGCAGCCGGTAAGGTGCTTGCAGAGACAGAGCTGCCTGCGGCGGAAGCCTATCAACAGGTCACACTTCCTGCGGTCACTCTGGAGCAGGGGATACAGGCGGAAGTATACATAACCGGCGGTAATGGCTGGATTAACATTGACGAGGTGAGGGTAGAACGATGACCAAAAATGTACGTGCAGCGGCAACCGTTATATTAATGCTCTTCTTATTTATTCTTCCTGCAACAAGTATTTATGCCGAAGGGAATTTATTGCAGAACCCGGGCTTTGAAGAAGGGGAAGAGGGGGCACCGGCAGGCTGGAGCAAGGACATGTGGATTGCCGGAGATGCGGCAGGCTCCATATCCGTTCAGTCCGAAGAGGTTCATTCCGGCGGCAAAGCGGCGGTGATTGAGAATCTGGAGCCCAATCACCTGAAGTGGGTGCAGACCGTTACCGTTGTGCCGGATAGCTACTACAGAATCTCTGGATATGTCAAAATAGCCAGCACCGTAGGCGGGGGAATCGGGGCCAACATCTTCCCGGTAGGCATTGGGGGCGGTTATCCCGCTACCAGCGATACCGGCGGTGAATGGCAGCGTCTGGAGTTCATCGGCCAGACCGGCAAGGAGCAGACCGAGATCGGAATCGGCGCTGCGCTCGGCGGCTATGCCAATCTGGTTCAGGGCAAGGCCTATTTCGATGATCTGTCCGTAGAGAAGCTGGATACAGTGCCGGAGGGATCGAATATAATCTCACTGGACAGCGGAGCCCAGGCTCCCCCGGCAGATGCGGATGGCGGAAGCAAGCCGGAGGAAGTGCCGCATAAAGTATCGCCGGCCAAGCTGCTGCTGCTTTCCGGAGTATTCTGCCTGTTCTTTGCTTTTCTGTACACAAGAGCCTTCCGCAGTGAGCGTCTGTTGAGACAGGAGGATGTAATCTACACCCGCTGGCTGTACGTTTTGTTTGGAGCGGCATTCATCCTGCGGATCTGGATCGGCCTTACGGCACAGGGCTACAAGAATGATATGAACACCTTCATGGCCTGGGGTCAGCGCCTGACCGACCTTGGACCGGGCAAATTCTATGAGGAAGGTTATTTCGCCGATTACCCGCCGGGGTACTTATATGTGCTATACCTGCTTAGCCTGCTGCGCGGATTATTTAATTTTGCGGGCGGATCAGGTGCCGAGACGGTTCTCTTCAAGCTGCCCGCGATTCTCTCTGATCTGGTGCTTGGCTGGATGATCTATAAGAGTGCGCGAACCAGGCTTGGCTCCGGGCTGGCCATGGGGCTGATGATGCTGTTCCTGTTCAATCCGGCTGTGCTGATGGATTCGGCAGCCTGGGGACAGGCAGATTCGTTTTTCCTCATCTTCCTGCTGCTCAGTATAATAGGGGTTGTCGATAAGCGCTTTGTACGTGCAGCGATCTTCTTTGCCGTCGCTACATTGATCAAGCCGCAGGCGCTGATTTTCACACCTGTGCTGCTGTTCGCCTTCTATCATCACCGGGCCTGGAAGCAGCTTGCGCTGGGCGCCCTATACGGACTGGGGATCTTTCTTGTCCTCGCAGCTCCGTTTTTCTGGAATAACGGCGGTTTTGCGGGCTTGATTAACCTCTACAAAAGTACACTGTCCTCCTATCCGTATTCCACAGTGAATGCGTTCAATCTGTATGCCTTGACTGACCCGATGTGGTCGGCGCTGGATGTGACCTGGCTCGGCATTCCTTACCGTATATGGGGCTTTATTTTCATCCTGGCGGCAGTTGCACTTGCTGCATATTATTCTTTCAATACTAAGGACCGTAAGGATCTCTCCAAGTCCTACTTCATCGCTATGGTGCTGATCACGATTGTCTTCGTATTCGGTACCAAGATGCATGAGCGTTACTTGTATCCGGTATTGATCCTGTCCTTATTCGCCTTTATAGAGAGCCGGGACCGGCGGTTCCTGACCCTGTTTCTCGGGTTCTCCCTGACCCAGTACATCAATGTTGGTTATACACTGGCGTACCTGAATACCGGCGGAAATCCACCGGCCGACGGTATTGTTCTGGTTACAGCTATTACCACTATCATTCTTGCGATATATCTGTTCTATATTGGATACGATGTGTATATCCGCCGAACTGCGAAGTTTTTGCCTGAACCGGTTACTCCCAAGGAGTCCTATGCAGCAGATCTGCTGCTTGCAGAAGGCATCAAGCCGCTTGCCCCTGCTGGGCGGCGTTCTCCGCTGAAGCTGAAGCGCAGAGACTGGGTCTGGATGCTCGGTATCACCGCGTTGTACGGAGCGCTTGCCCTCTATCATCTGGGTGATAACAAGGCGCCTGAGACTCTGTGGGAGCCGGCGGCCAGCGGCGAGAGCTTCTATGTGGATCTGGGGCAGGCCCGTCAGCTTGAGCGGGTCAATGTGTTCGGCGGTGTCGGAACAGGGAAGTTTCAGCTGGAATTCAGCCAGACCCCTGATAATTGGAGCAGTCCGCTTGAGGTAAGCGAGGATGTCGGCAATGTCTTCATCTGGAAAAGCCAGCCGCTTAACATATCTGCAAGATATGTCAAGCTCTCGGTTACTTCTCCAGGCTTCACCCTCAATGAGATGGCCTTCTATGAGCAGGGGGCACCGAAGGTTCCTCTGACCATAGCAAGCGTAACACCTGATTCGGGAGCAGCAGCTAAAAGAGGAACGCCGGCCAATCTGTTCGACGAGCAGTCCGTCATACCGGAGAACTCTAATTTCATGAACAGTACGTATTTTGATGAGATCTATCATGCCCGCACGGCTTATGAGCATTATCATAATATTGTGCCTTATGAGAACACGCACCCGCCGCTTGGCAAGCTGCTGATCGGGATAGGAATGGAGCTGTTCGGCGTCAATCCGTTCGGGTGGCGGATCATAGGCACCTTGTTCGGGATTGCGATGCTGCCGCTGATCTATATTATGGCTATGCGGTTGTTCCGTAAGACTACCTATGCTGCACTGGCAACAGGATTGTTCGCACTGGACTTCATGCATTTCACCCAGACGCGGATTTCGACCATCGATGTATATGGTGTATTCTTCATTATGCTGATGTTCTATTTCATGCAGCGGTATTTCACGATGAATTTCTACCGTGTTCCGCTGCGGACCACACTGGTTCCGCTGTTCTGGTCCGGCCTGTTCTTCGGCATCGGGGTTGCTTCGAAGTGGATCGTGATTTACGGCGGCGCGGGACTTGCTATTATGCTTGCGCTGGTACTCTTTGAACGCTACAGGGAATACAAGGCTGCCGGACGTCTATTGGCTGAAGGCAAGCTGAGCGGGCAGGAGCTCAAAGCCGCCTGCAGGAATGCAGATCAGTCCTTCTGGAAGAATACAGTGATCACCTTGGCTAGCTGTATAGGATTCTTCATTGTCATTCCAGGGATCGTATATAGTTTGTCCTTCATTCCTTCACTGTCTGCGTCGGCAGAGGGCTTCACCGTTAAGGGGCTGATTGATGCCCAGAAGAATATGTACAACTATCACAGCCAGCTTGTAGCAACACATCCGTTCGCCTCCTCCTGGTGGGAGTGGCCGTTCATGAAGCGTCCCGTGTGGTTCTTCAGCGGCGGCGAAGGCTTACCCGCAGGCAAGACGAGCAGCATAGTAACGATGGGCAATCCGCTGATCTGGTGGACAGGAATCTTCGCGATGCTGGCTGCCGTATGGTTCACTGTGAAGCGCCGGGACAAGAACCTGTACATGATCTGGATCGGCTTCTTCTCACAATATGTTCCCTGGATGCTTGTGCCGCGTGAGACGTTCCTGTACCATTACTTTGCGATGGTGCCGTTTATGATTCTATCCATTGTGTA is a window encoding:
- a CDS encoding glycosyltransferase family 39 protein codes for the protein MVSGVFNRVYKSLRSQPWPVLLFLLGAMVRILYITSIPPGLNQDEASIGYDAYSILHYGMDRNGVHLPIHLIAWGSGQNALYAYLSMPFILLFGLTPLSVRALSLIMGLLGMLLFYLIMKRLSASPGAGTAAMFFIAINPWHIMMSRWALESNLFPTMILIAVYFLLRAFTNPKWLYAFTGMLALSLYAYGTAYFFVPLFALGTAILLLYSKVLRPRALAWNSVWFAALALPILLFIIINRYAMQDIATPLFTIPKLTTPRVEEISSVFSGRLWQAATDNLSAFSKLMWSGSDGLAWNSISPYGYAYPLALPFALLGLVVLLHSWWTSRREKEGAGRGVLLLWLLVAVLMALITTVNINRINIIFYPFIMLVSTGFVWLAGRVKGVAILAAAGFAVMFILFSNAYFRDFPEQIGPAFYESLGEAVEYASEHSTGEVYLTNQVNMPYIYILFYEQINPHDFLKSVQYANPGEAFQRVSSFGRYRFDDLNRVPANAAYIYANTAAPPAASAGSTVKRFANYSVLLTSEQNGGSQDTPRTAVGEFVNGGFEEGTTGWSFSAGTGVAGNNPFAGSKLAYLDPGAETIVSQSFTATAGEYRLTVMASSGGSGGKIGIRAAGKVLAETELPAAEAYQQVTLPAVTLEQGIQAEVYITGGNGWINIDEVRVER
- a CDS encoding glycosyltransferase family 39 protein; translation: MTKNVRAAATVILMLFLFILPATSIYAEGNLLQNPGFEEGEEGAPAGWSKDMWIAGDAAGSISVQSEEVHSGGKAAVIENLEPNHLKWVQTVTVVPDSYYRISGYVKIASTVGGGIGANIFPVGIGGGYPATSDTGGEWQRLEFIGQTGKEQTEIGIGAALGGYANLVQGKAYFDDLSVEKLDTVPEGSNIISLDSGAQAPPADADGGSKPEEVPHKVSPAKLLLLSGVFCLFFAFLYTRAFRSERLLRQEDVIYTRWLYVLFGAAFILRIWIGLTAQGYKNDMNTFMAWGQRLTDLGPGKFYEEGYFADYPPGYLYVLYLLSLLRGLFNFAGGSGAETVLFKLPAILSDLVLGWMIYKSARTRLGSGLAMGLMMLFLFNPAVLMDSAAWGQADSFFLIFLLLSIIGVVDKRFVRAAIFFAVATLIKPQALIFTPVLLFAFYHHRAWKQLALGALYGLGIFLVLAAPFFWNNGGFAGLINLYKSTLSSYPYSTVNAFNLYALTDPMWSALDVTWLGIPYRIWGFIFILAAVALAAYYSFNTKDRKDLSKSYFIAMVLITIVFVFGTKMHERYLYPVLILSLFAFIESRDRRFLTLFLGFSLTQYINVGYTLAYLNTGGNPPADGIVLVTAITTIILAIYLFYIGYDVYIRRTAKFLPEPVTPKESYAADLLLAEGIKPLAPAGRRSPLKLKRRDWVWMLGITALYGALALYHLGDNKAPETLWEPAASGESFYVDLGQARQLERVNVFGGVGTGKFQLEFSQTPDNWSSPLEVSEDVGNVFIWKSQPLNISARYVKLSVTSPGFTLNEMAFYEQGAPKVPLTIASVTPDSGAAAKRGTPANLFDEQSVIPENSNFMNSTYFDEIYHARTAYEHYHNIVPYENTHPPLGKLLIGIGMELFGVNPFGWRIIGTLFGIAMLPLIYIMAMRLFRKTTYAALATGLFALDFMHFTQTRISTIDVYGVFFIMLMFYFMQRYFTMNFYRVPLRTTLVPLFWSGLFFGIGVASKWIVIYGGAGLAIMLALVLFERYREYKAAGRLLAEGKLSGQELKAACRNADQSFWKNTVITLASCIGFFIVIPGIVYSLSFIPSLSASAEGFTVKGLIDAQKNMYNYHSQLVATHPFASSWWEWPFMKRPVWFFSGGEGLPAGKTSSIVTMGNPLIWWTGIFAMLAAVWFTVKRRDKNLYMIWIGFFSQYVPWMLVPRETFLYHYFAMVPFMILSIVYILKLLDSRFQGARYLRYAYVAAAAILFVMFYPVLSGMQVNSSYIIQVLRWFPSWVF